One window from the genome of Nitrospira sp. encodes:
- a CDS encoding HAD-IA family hydrolase — protein sequence MASYQVIFFDAAQTLFRINGSVAEIYLEYAVRHGFRQTPTSLVSITQAFSRAFKDASPPVFALTEPAALKQSERLWWFDIVHNVFYRVGMFEGFDEFFEEVFQVFEDPKTWKLYPETEAVLRQLKAQGLELGIISNFDSRLFPVLRGLGIAQYFDTITISSLSQAAKPAPKIFHLALEKHAVDPEDAVHVGDSLKEDVEGATKAGLTSVLIDRSEAEIAPGINRIRSLEQLQPLLARL from the coding sequence ATGGCCTCGTACCAAGTCATTTTTTTCGACGCAGCCCAGACCTTATTTCGCATCAACGGATCGGTCGCCGAGATCTATTTGGAGTACGCCGTACGTCACGGGTTTCGGCAGACACCGACATCGCTCGTGTCTATCACCCAAGCCTTTAGCCGGGCGTTCAAGGACGCGTCGCCTCCTGTGTTTGCGCTGACAGAGCCGGCAGCCCTCAAGCAAAGCGAGCGGCTCTGGTGGTTTGATATCGTCCATAATGTGTTCTATCGGGTGGGGATGTTTGAGGGATTCGACGAATTCTTCGAAGAAGTCTTTCAGGTCTTCGAGGATCCGAAAACGTGGAAGCTCTACCCTGAGACGGAAGCGGTGCTGCGTCAGCTCAAGGCACAGGGATTGGAGCTGGGGATTATCTCAAACTTCGATTCGCGACTCTTTCCCGTGTTGCGGGGGCTGGGCATTGCGCAGTATTTCGACACCATCACGATTTCCAGTTTGTCCCAGGCGGCGAAGCCCGCTCCTAAAATATTCCACCTGGCGCTGGAGAAGCACGCCGTCGATCCCGAAGATGCAGTCCATGTCGGGGACAGTCTGAAGGAAGACGTGGAAGGCGCGACGAAAGCCGGGCTCACGAGCGTACTGATCGACCGGTCAGAGGCCGAAATCGCACCGGGGATTAATCGCATTCGGTCTCTTGAGCAACTTCAACCGCTACTTGCCCGCCTGTAG
- a CDS encoding response regulator yields MSSSIFIVDSSPAVRRMVEQISTPEGFDVVGFQDGPAALEAARRISPALIIADYHLDNITFSGFCKEVNKLDNLSETYLISLVNPADRPDESLLRTLGVKAFLNKPFQSEDLLDVIKTLQQKAQPQQNGNRLKRRVWPPDSTSTDTDDDNAVMDQLDVTDEQEDLTMDQPPESTTATKAAPAAAGPEEAMKGLFGQLLESMTERTEKRIADLLPQAIEKELTARIHSAVKKELDGQLGEILSQEQLTTIVHPLLMQELPSFIKQEMAASEVLIRQAVSDIATPVIKDVLDQSVRELAEASVRKQLPEVVREHLGSIDLLVKEEIRQATLKHAPLIADDIVRATAEQTVEQAVQRIVPELAEQHIKAELTRLTAAE; encoded by the coding sequence GTGTCATCTTCTATTTTCATCGTCGATAGCAGTCCGGCCGTCAGGCGTATGGTTGAGCAAATCTCGACCCCTGAAGGATTTGACGTCGTCGGATTTCAAGATGGTCCCGCAGCCCTCGAAGCGGCCCGGCGCATCAGTCCCGCGTTGATTATTGCCGACTACCACCTCGACAACATCACCTTCTCCGGTTTCTGCAAAGAAGTGAACAAACTCGACAACTTGAGCGAGACCTACCTGATCTCGCTGGTCAATCCAGCCGATCGCCCGGATGAAAGTCTCCTTCGCACACTCGGCGTGAAAGCCTTCTTGAATAAGCCGTTTCAATCAGAAGACCTTCTCGACGTCATCAAGACCCTGCAGCAGAAAGCGCAACCGCAGCAGAATGGCAATCGCCTCAAGCGTCGCGTCTGGCCGCCGGACTCCACATCAACCGATACAGACGATGACAACGCGGTGATGGACCAATTGGACGTCACCGATGAGCAGGAGGATCTCACCATGGACCAGCCGCCGGAATCTACGACCGCCACGAAAGCCGCGCCAGCCGCCGCCGGCCCTGAAGAGGCCATGAAAGGTCTTTTCGGACAGCTGTTGGAGTCCATGACCGAACGGACGGAAAAGCGGATCGCCGATTTGCTCCCGCAAGCGATTGAAAAAGAACTCACGGCCCGTATTCACTCGGCCGTGAAAAAGGAACTGGACGGACAACTGGGGGAAATTCTCTCACAGGAGCAGCTGACGACGATCGTCCACCCCCTGTTGATGCAGGAGCTTCCTTCGTTCATCAAGCAGGAAATGGCTGCCAGCGAAGTCCTGATCCGTCAGGCCGTGTCCGATATCGCCACTCCCGTGATCAAAGACGTGCTGGACCAATCAGTCCGCGAACTGGCCGAAGCCAGCGTACGCAAACAACTCCCTGAGGTAGTACGGGAACACCTGGGATCAATCGATCTGCTGGTCAAAGAAGAAATCAGGCAGGCGACTCTCAAACATGCCCCGCTCATCGCCGACGATATTGTCCGAGCGACCGCGGAGCAGACCGTCGAACAGGCAGTGCAACGAATCGTTCCTGAACTCGCAGAACAACACATTAAGGCCGAACTCACCCGCCTTACGGCAGCGGAGTAG
- a CDS encoding valine--tRNA ligase, which yields MASQLDKTYEPKAVEDRWHQEWIRRGYFQASPQNPGAPYCIVIPPPNVTGSLHVGHALNHSLQDILIRWRRMQGRNTLWLPGTDHAGIATQNVVEKQLMAEGASRESLGRERFVERVWQWKATSGNQIVSQQKQLGESCDWDRLRFTMDEGLSKAVLEVFVRLYEDKLIYRGERLINWCPRCLTALSDIEVEHEDIKGKLYSIEYALAENPDIRLTVATTRPETLLGDTAVAVHPEDPRYNHLIGKQIRLPLTTRTIPIVGDPILVDREFGTGAVKITPAHDFNDYEAGERHQLPRLAILDHQALLDPAGMRKAGAEPAVIEMLQGLPVIKARPKVEAVLRERGILAKVDDHKMAVGKCYRCKTVVEPYLSPQWFVDIKPLAEPAIKAVEDGRIRIIPEGWTNNYLGWMRDIKDWCISRQIWWGHQIPAWYCLACNSKHIVTTTHTSPSGTPVTRTTILQGATPIVGKSAPSTCPTCTGQEFLRDPDVLDTWFSSGLWPFSTLGWPEQTPDLKAYYPTATLVTGLDILFFWVARMIMLGLKFMGDVPFRDVYIHALVRDAEGQKMSKSKGNVIDPLHVMEQFGTDALRFTLASMASPGRDIKLAEERIEGYRNFANKIWNAARFAHMYLDGAKEARPPKNRSFPDRWILTRLNDTIRVVDQELEAYRFDRAASALYQFFWHEYCDWYLELIKPVLQDPTHPEGPSTRHTLSETLEVWLRLLHPFMPFLSEEIWQTLPHQGETIVLQAYPTPRDEWHDDAADEAFHLLERSIGLLRTARVLLNYPPGKPINFFVMHDDRETVSKLQTLKTDLAHLGKGSLTLTPNTEWPTTQILRLVTEGLTVGITVEGDVDLKKALDRLLKQIAEAEKEGQRIEGKLKSADFVANAPPAVITEHQERVRSLTRDRAMLMSSEQQLRAMLGA from the coding sequence ATGGCCTCACAACTCGATAAGACCTATGAACCCAAAGCCGTCGAAGACCGCTGGCACCAGGAATGGATCCGTCGCGGCTACTTCCAGGCCTCGCCGCAAAACCCCGGGGCACCCTATTGCATTGTTATTCCTCCGCCGAACGTGACCGGTTCACTGCACGTCGGCCATGCGCTCAACCATTCCTTACAAGACATCTTAATTCGTTGGCGGCGGATGCAAGGTCGGAACACCCTTTGGCTGCCCGGCACCGATCACGCCGGTATCGCCACACAGAACGTCGTCGAAAAACAGCTGATGGCCGAAGGAGCCTCGCGAGAGTCGCTGGGTCGCGAGCGGTTTGTCGAACGCGTCTGGCAATGGAAAGCCACGTCCGGGAATCAGATCGTCAGCCAGCAAAAGCAGCTCGGCGAATCCTGCGACTGGGATCGTCTGCGGTTCACCATGGACGAAGGATTGTCGAAGGCGGTTCTGGAGGTCTTCGTCCGGCTGTACGAAGACAAGCTGATCTATCGGGGCGAGCGGTTGATCAACTGGTGTCCCCGCTGCCTGACGGCACTCTCCGACATTGAAGTAGAACACGAGGATATCAAGGGCAAGCTCTACTCCATCGAATATGCGTTGGCTGAAAATCCCGACATCCGTCTGACGGTTGCCACCACGCGACCGGAAACGTTGCTCGGCGATACGGCCGTGGCCGTCCATCCGGAAGATCCGCGCTATAACCACTTAATCGGCAAACAGATCCGGCTGCCGCTCACCACGCGCACCATCCCTATTGTCGGCGATCCGATCCTCGTCGATCGCGAGTTCGGAACCGGCGCGGTCAAGATTACCCCGGCGCATGACTTTAACGACTACGAAGCCGGAGAGCGCCATCAGCTGCCACGGCTCGCTATTCTGGATCATCAAGCGCTGCTCGATCCCGCCGGCATGCGGAAAGCCGGAGCCGAACCTGCCGTGATCGAAATGCTGCAGGGGCTTCCCGTGATCAAAGCCCGGCCGAAAGTGGAAGCGGTCCTCCGCGAGCGCGGCATCCTTGCTAAAGTCGACGACCACAAGATGGCCGTGGGAAAATGCTATCGCTGCAAAACCGTCGTCGAGCCCTACCTGTCGCCCCAGTGGTTCGTCGACATTAAGCCGCTTGCAGAGCCGGCCATCAAAGCCGTGGAAGACGGACGCATCCGTATCATCCCCGAAGGCTGGACCAACAACTATCTCGGTTGGATGCGTGACATTAAAGATTGGTGTATCTCCCGGCAAATCTGGTGGGGCCATCAAATCCCCGCCTGGTACTGTCTGGCCTGTAACTCCAAGCACATCGTCACGACGACTCATACCTCGCCTTCCGGAACCCCTGTCACCAGGACGACTATTCTGCAGGGCGCGACACCGATCGTCGGGAAATCTGCCCCAAGCACCTGCCCCACATGCACAGGACAGGAGTTTCTACGCGACCCCGATGTTCTTGACACCTGGTTCTCCTCCGGCCTCTGGCCGTTCTCCACGCTTGGATGGCCGGAACAGACTCCGGATCTCAAGGCCTACTATCCGACGGCCACCCTGGTGACCGGTCTGGATATTCTGTTCTTTTGGGTTGCGCGCATGATCATGCTGGGCTTGAAGTTCATGGGCGATGTCCCGTTCCGCGACGTCTACATCCATGCCCTCGTCCGCGACGCCGAAGGACAGAAGATGAGCAAGTCCAAAGGCAATGTGATCGATCCATTGCACGTCATGGAGCAGTTCGGTACGGACGCCTTGCGCTTCACCCTCGCCTCCATGGCCTCTCCCGGTCGCGACATCAAGCTGGCGGAAGAACGCATCGAAGGCTATCGCAACTTCGCCAACAAGATTTGGAATGCCGCTCGTTTTGCCCACATGTATCTCGACGGAGCGAAGGAGGCCCGACCGCCGAAAAATCGCTCCTTTCCCGACCGATGGATTCTCACCCGTTTGAACGACACCATCCGTGTCGTTGACCAGGAACTGGAGGCCTATCGATTCGATCGAGCCGCCAGTGCGCTCTATCAATTCTTCTGGCACGAATACTGTGACTGGTATCTCGAGCTGATCAAGCCGGTCCTCCAGGACCCCACGCACCCTGAAGGCCCTTCCACCCGTCACACGTTGTCGGAAACGCTGGAAGTCTGGCTGCGACTCTTGCATCCCTTTATGCCGTTCCTCTCGGAGGAGATCTGGCAAACATTGCCACACCAGGGCGAGACGATTGTGCTGCAGGCCTACCCGACGCCGCGGGATGAGTGGCATGATGACGCAGCCGATGAGGCCTTCCATCTCCTCGAACGCAGCATCGGCTTGCTGCGGACCGCACGCGTCTTGCTCAACTATCCGCCCGGCAAGCCAATCAATTTCTTTGTGATGCATGATGACCGGGAGACCGTCTCCAAGCTGCAGACACTGAAGACCGACCTCGCCCATCTCGGAAAAGGATCGTTGACACTGACACCCAACACCGAATGGCCGACGACCCAGATTCTTCGGCTCGTGACCGAAGGGCTGACCGTAGGGATTACCGTCGAGGGCGACGTCGATCTCAAGAAAGCGCTCGATCGACTCCTCAAGCAGATCGCCGAAGCCGAGAAAGAAGGGCAGCGAATCGAGGGCAAGCTGAAGAGCGCGGACTTCGTGGCCAATGCCCCGCCCGCGGTCATTACGGAGCATCAAGAGCGGGTGCGCAGCCTCACCCGTGATCGCGCCATGCTGATGAGCAGCGAACAACAACTCCGTGCCATGCTGGGAGCCTGA
- the nadC gene encoding carboxylating nicotinate-nucleotide diphosphorylase, with the protein MIQLPAADIRRSVRAGLEEDLGEGDLTTTALFSKPVPAQASIIAQQPMVVAGLAAAVQTFLMVDPSLRLTTHSHDGDRIPTGAALLDIEGDGRSILQAERVALNFLQHLSGIATLTNTFCHAVRHTPARILDTRKTLPGWRSLQKWAVALGGGTNHRFSLGDGLLIKDNHLALLQKGTQGVRTACRLAQRDAARTVPLIVEVESLAEVRQAVAGKADIILLDNMTPAMVKQAVALIRRRAIVEVSGGITLKNVRAMAQAGADRISIGALTHSAPAANMSLELTPVRRPRRRRK; encoded by the coding sequence ATGATCCAACTTCCCGCCGCCGATATCCGCCGGTCCGTGCGCGCCGGACTCGAAGAAGACCTCGGAGAAGGCGACCTCACCACCACGGCCCTGTTCTCCAAACCGGTCCCGGCTCAGGCCTCGATCATCGCCCAGCAACCGATGGTGGTGGCCGGACTCGCGGCGGCCGTACAGACCTTCCTGATGGTCGACCCTTCGCTCCGGCTCACGACGCATTCCCATGACGGCGACCGCATCCCCACCGGCGCGGCGCTCCTCGACATTGAAGGGGACGGCCGTTCGATTCTCCAGGCGGAACGGGTCGCGTTGAACTTTCTCCAACATCTGTCTGGAATCGCGACGCTCACAAACACGTTCTGCCACGCCGTCCGCCACACCCCCGCTCGAATTCTCGATACCCGGAAAACTCTGCCAGGCTGGAGATCATTACAGAAATGGGCGGTCGCATTAGGGGGCGGCACCAACCATCGTTTCTCGCTCGGCGATGGCCTGCTGATTAAAGACAACCATCTCGCATTGCTCCAGAAAGGCACACAAGGTGTCCGTACAGCCTGCCGACTGGCCCAACGGGACGCCGCCCGCACGGTCCCGCTGATCGTAGAGGTGGAATCGTTGGCGGAGGTTCGCCAAGCCGTCGCCGGAAAAGCCGACATCATTCTCCTCGACAATATGACCCCGGCGATGGTCAAACAAGCTGTTGCCCTGATCCGGCGGCGGGCCATCGTGGAAGTGTCCGGCGGCATTACGCTCAAGAACGTGCGGGCCATGGCGCAGGCCGGCGCGGATCGCATTTCGATCGGCGCCCTCACACATTCGGCCCCTGCCGCCAACATGAGTCTGGAACTGACGCCGGTCCGCCGTCCACGGCGGCGGCGGAAATAA
- a CDS encoding biotin--[acetyl-CoA-carboxylase] ligase, producing MSASSSPLTLDDIRSTLATKRLGQQLHIHQTLASTNSEAMSLAQDGAKDGTVVIAEAQSAGRGRHARTWFSPPGLNLSCSIIVRGLGRGLSLADWLSWVPLTTALAVAEAVQTVAATSVALKWPNDLLLDERKVGGILCESSLAIPDNPIVVIGIGLNVNVPGEMFPDELRPIATSLLESSHRLIDRNRLLAQLLLDLEQSLDELRDHGPSRLLQAYTRRCATLGRQVRVVLGANEELLGTAVAITADGTLQVKPSATAAGMDKALVEVRAGDVIHVRS from the coding sequence GTGTCCGCCTCCTCTTCTCCTCTCACACTCGACGACATTCGCAGCACTCTTGCGACCAAACGATTGGGCCAGCAGCTGCACATTCACCAAACCCTAGCCTCGACAAATTCAGAGGCCATGTCGCTCGCACAGGATGGCGCGAAGGACGGCACCGTCGTGATTGCAGAGGCTCAATCGGCCGGACGGGGCCGTCATGCGCGAACATGGTTCTCCCCGCCGGGATTGAACCTCTCCTGTTCGATCATCGTCCGCGGTCTGGGCCGAGGACTTTCCCTGGCGGACTGGCTCTCATGGGTTCCCTTGACGACGGCACTGGCGGTGGCCGAGGCCGTGCAAACCGTCGCCGCCACATCAGTCGCGCTGAAATGGCCGAACGACCTCCTCTTGGACGAACGGAAAGTCGGCGGTATTCTCTGTGAAAGCTCGCTGGCTATCCCAGACAACCCCATCGTGGTCATCGGAATCGGACTGAACGTGAATGTCCCGGGCGAGATGTTTCCCGACGAATTGCGCCCGATCGCGACGTCACTGCTCGAATCCTCACACCGGCTCATTGACCGGAACAGGCTGCTTGCGCAGCTCCTCCTGGACTTGGAACAGAGCCTCGATGAGTTGCGTGACCATGGCCCATCCCGGTTACTGCAGGCCTACACACGTCGTTGCGCGACCCTCGGCCGACAGGTTCGTGTGGTCCTTGGGGCCAATGAAGAACTCCTCGGAACCGCCGTCGCCATCACCGCCGACGGGACATTGCAAGTTAAACCCTCCGCAACCGCTGCTGGTATGGACAAGGCTCTCGTCGAGGTCCGGGCGGGCGATGTGATTCACGTCCGAAGCTAG
- a CDS encoding type III pantothenate kinase — protein MLLVIDIGNTNVVWGIFEGSTLVAHWRLATDPKTTADEYGVLCLNLLARSGRTPQQVTDAIISSVVPALTGTFDAMVETYFHRTPLVVSSEMDVGLTLKYANPKEIGSDRIVNAAAAYHKYKTDLIIVDFGTATTFCAVTQTGEYLGGVIAPGVGISAEALFARAAKLSKVELARPKAVIGTDTASSIQAGLLFGYAGLVDALVRRMEQELGRTCLVIATGGLASVIAPETTSIKRIEPLLTLEGLELLYRRARGTSSSTWA, from the coding sequence ATGTTACTCGTCATCGATATCGGCAATACCAACGTCGTGTGGGGCATCTTTGAAGGCTCGACGCTGGTGGCCCATTGGCGGTTGGCGACGGATCCGAAGACCACGGCTGATGAGTATGGGGTGCTCTGCCTAAACCTCCTGGCCCGAAGCGGACGCACTCCTCAACAGGTCACAGACGCCATCATCTCCAGTGTCGTGCCGGCCCTCACCGGCACCTTTGACGCCATGGTCGAAACCTACTTTCACCGCACGCCTCTGGTGGTGTCGTCGGAGATGGATGTCGGCCTCACGCTCAAGTATGCCAACCCCAAAGAAATCGGCAGCGACCGCATCGTGAATGCCGCCGCGGCCTATCATAAGTACAAAACCGACCTCATCATCGTAGATTTCGGCACAGCCACGACCTTCTGCGCCGTCACTCAGACCGGGGAATATCTCGGCGGGGTCATCGCCCCGGGTGTCGGCATCTCGGCTGAGGCACTCTTTGCCCGGGCCGCCAAGCTCAGCAAGGTCGAACTCGCCCGTCCCAAAGCCGTCATCGGCACCGATACCGCCAGCAGCATTCAGGCCGGTCTGCTCTTCGGATATGCCGGACTCGTCGATGCGCTCGTCCGGCGTATGGAACAGGAACTCGGGCGGACATGCCTGGTCATCGCAACGGGAGGTCTGGCCTCGGTCATCGCTCCGGAGACGACCTCCATTAAACGCATCGAGCCGTTGCTGACCCTTGAAGGCCTGGAACTCCTCTACCGCCGGGCTCGCGGAACCTCATCCTCAACGTGGGCCTAG
- the grpE gene encoding nucleotide exchange factor GrpE yields the protein MSDDQDNTNTIDNLENGSTTDPGQDGGMQAVLAAKEDECKALNEKYLRLAAEFENYKRLAQRDQREQIKFGNEQLLKELLPVVDNMERAIKAAHDKGSSAALVQGVDLTLKQLTGALGKFGVQAVESVGKPFDPGSHQAVSQVPSDQVPSDHVLDEFQKGYRLHDRILRAAMVSVSSGPAEADS from the coding sequence ATGAGCGACGATCAAGACAACACCAATACAATTGACAACTTAGAGAACGGAAGCACCACCGATCCAGGTCAGGACGGCGGGATGCAGGCCGTCCTTGCCGCCAAAGAAGACGAGTGTAAAGCGCTGAACGAAAAGTACCTGCGCCTCGCGGCCGAGTTCGAGAACTATAAGCGCCTGGCCCAACGAGACCAGCGTGAGCAGATCAAGTTCGGAAACGAACAGCTCTTGAAAGAACTCCTCCCGGTCGTCGACAACATGGAACGAGCCATTAAGGCGGCCCATGACAAGGGAAGCAGTGCGGCCTTAGTCCAGGGTGTGGATCTCACCTTAAAACAGTTGACCGGCGCCCTTGGCAAATTCGGCGTACAAGCCGTTGAGAGCGTGGGGAAGCCGTTTGACCCGGGATCCCATCAGGCCGTCTCTCAAGTGCCATCGGACCAGGTTCCCAGCGATCACGTCCTCGACGAATTTCAAAAAGGCTATCGTCTGCACGACAGAATTCTCCGCGCAGCGATGGTCAGTGTGTCATCTGGTCCGGCAGAGGCCGATAGTTAG
- the dnaK gene encoding molecular chaperone DnaK: MGKVIGIDLGTTNSCVAIMSGGDPVVIANAEGARTTPSIVGITEKAERLVGQIAKRQAITNPENTIFSVKRLMGRKFKSREVQEAMKRLPYKVVEADNGDAHVVIRGKSYSPPEVSAMILQKMRQTAEDYLGEKVTEAVVTVPAYFDDSQRQATKDAGQIAGLNVLRIINEPTAASLAYGLDKKKDERIAVYDLGGGTFDVSVLEIGEGVFEVKSTNGDTYLGGDDFDQRVMDWLVDEFKKDQGIDLKKDRMALQRLKEAAERAKIELSSSPETEINLPFITADASGPKHMVIKLTRAKLEQLVDDLIQRTIEPCRKALSDAGVSAKDIQEVVLVGGMTRMPKVIQVVKEFFGKEPHRGVNPDEVVAIGAGVQGGVLKGEVKDVLLLDVTPLSLGIETLGGVFTKLIERNTTVPTKKSQVFSTAADNQTAVTIRVFQGEREMANDNKLLGQFDLVGIPPAPRGMPQVEVTFDIDANGIVHVSAKDLATQKEQSIKITASSGLSKEEVEKLVKDAASHTEDDKKRRKLAEAKNQADNLIYQTEKNLTEYGDKVDAEEKTKIQDAVAALKTALEGTEPDAIESATQTLMTASHKLAEEMYKKAAATAAPGSGADASASAETKTDEKVVDAEFEEVDKEKK; the protein is encoded by the coding sequence ATGGGCAAAGTTATCGGCATCGACCTCGGCACCACCAACTCATGCGTCGCGATTATGAGCGGCGGCGATCCAGTCGTCATCGCCAACGCAGAAGGCGCACGTACCACCCCGTCCATCGTCGGCATCACCGAGAAGGCGGAGCGGCTCGTCGGCCAGATCGCCAAGCGCCAGGCCATCACCAACCCGGAAAATACGATTTTCTCCGTCAAGCGCCTCATGGGCCGCAAGTTCAAGAGCCGCGAAGTCCAGGAAGCGATGAAGCGGCTCCCCTACAAAGTCGTGGAAGCCGATAACGGCGACGCGCATGTCGTCATCCGCGGCAAATCCTACAGCCCGCCGGAAGTCTCCGCGATGATTTTGCAGAAGATGCGGCAGACGGCGGAAGACTATCTTGGAGAAAAGGTCACGGAAGCGGTCGTAACCGTCCCGGCCTATTTCGACGACAGCCAGCGCCAGGCGACCAAGGATGCGGGTCAGATCGCGGGGCTGAACGTCTTGCGTATCATCAACGAACCGACGGCCGCATCGTTGGCCTATGGCCTCGATAAAAAGAAAGACGAGCGGATCGCCGTCTACGATCTCGGCGGCGGAACCTTCGACGTCTCCGTCCTCGAAATTGGCGAAGGCGTCTTCGAAGTCAAGTCCACCAACGGCGATACCTATCTCGGCGGCGACGACTTCGATCAGCGCGTCATGGATTGGCTCGTCGACGAATTCAAGAAAGATCAGGGCATCGACCTCAAGAAAGACCGGATGGCCTTGCAGCGGCTGAAGGAAGCCGCCGAGCGCGCCAAGATCGAGCTATCGTCTTCACCGGAGACGGAAATCAATCTGCCGTTCATCACGGCCGATGCCAGCGGCCCCAAGCACATGGTCATCAAGTTGACCCGGGCGAAACTGGAGCAGCTGGTCGACGACCTGATCCAGCGCACCATCGAACCCTGCCGCAAGGCTTTATCCGATGCCGGCGTCTCCGCCAAGGATATTCAGGAAGTCGTGCTGGTCGGCGGGATGACCCGCATGCCGAAGGTCATACAAGTTGTGAAGGAGTTCTTCGGAAAGGAACCCCATCGCGGCGTGAATCCTGACGAAGTCGTCGCCATCGGCGCCGGCGTCCAGGGTGGCGTGCTCAAGGGTGAAGTGAAGGATGTCCTGTTGCTGGACGTCACCCCACTCTCCCTGGGCATTGAAACATTGGGCGGCGTCTTCACGAAGCTCATTGAACGCAACACCACTGTCCCGACCAAGAAGAGCCAGGTCTTCTCGACCGCGGCCGACAACCAGACCGCCGTCACCATTCGCGTCTTCCAAGGCGAACGGGAAATGGCGAACGATAACAAACTGCTCGGCCAGTTCGACCTGGTCGGTATTCCGCCCGCACCACGCGGAATGCCGCAAGTCGAGGTGACCTTCGATATCGATGCGAACGGCATCGTGCACGTCTCGGCGAAGGATCTGGCGACGCAGAAAGAGCAGTCGATCAAGATCACGGCTTCCAGCGGCCTCAGCAAGGAAGAAGTCGAAAAGCTCGTCAAGGACGCTGCCTCCCATACCGAAGACGACAAGAAGCGGCGCAAGCTGGCCGAAGCCAAGAACCAGGCCGATAACCTGATCTATCAGACCGAGAAAAATCTGACAGAGTACGGCGACAAGGTCGATGCGGAAGAAAAGACCAAGATTCAGGATGCCGTGGCGGCGCTGAAGACGGCCCTCGAAGGGACCGAACCGGACGCCATCGAATCAGCCACCCAGACCCTCATGACCGCCTCGCATAAGCTGGCGGAAGAGATGTATAAGAAAGCCGCAGCGACCGCCGCACCGGGATCGGGAGCCGATGCGTCAGCCTCGGCTGAGACCAAGACCGATGAAAAAGTCGTGGATGCGGAATTCGAAGAAGTAGACAAAGAGAAGAAGTAG
- the dnaJ gene encoding molecular chaperone DnaJ: MSKRDYYDILGVEKTSSDEELKKAYRKMARQHHPDLHPGDAQKKDAEAKFKEINEAYETLSDQEKRKRYDMFGHAGGQQGQGFDGFNAGGGFGDVFNDIFEDFFGGQRGGGRAERGNDLQYNLELTFEEAVYGKEAKLKIPRWETCGECKGTGAKSAASIKTCPSCKGAGQLRFQQGFFSVSRPCGQCEGAGQIITEPCGTCQGRQRVYRERTIAVHIPAGIETGMRLRLTNEGEHGANSGPPGDLYVAVTVKPHPVFQRKGVDILCDVPINFITATLGGKIEVPTLKGNTVIKIPAGTQYDKVMRLKGLGIPSLKGGQTGDQLYAIKVQIPTKLTARQKELLTEFAKESGMVMEADGDGFFDKMKTFFE; this comes from the coding sequence GTGTCAAAACGCGACTATTACGACATTCTCGGTGTTGAGAAAACCTCTTCCGACGAAGAGCTGAAGAAGGCCTATCGCAAGATGGCTCGTCAGCACCACCCCGACCTGCACCCGGGCGACGCCCAGAAGAAAGACGCCGAAGCCAAATTTAAAGAAATCAACGAAGCCTACGAAACGCTGAGCGACCAGGAAAAGCGCAAACGCTACGACATGTTCGGACATGCCGGCGGCCAGCAGGGACAGGGCTTCGACGGGTTCAACGCAGGCGGCGGATTCGGCGACGTCTTCAACGACATTTTCGAAGACTTCTTCGGCGGCCAACGCGGCGGCGGTCGCGCTGAGCGCGGGAACGACCTGCAATACAACCTCGAGCTCACCTTCGAGGAAGCCGTCTACGGAAAAGAAGCCAAGCTCAAGATTCCGCGTTGGGAGACCTGCGGCGAGTGCAAAGGGACCGGCGCAAAATCGGCGGCCTCCATCAAGACCTGCCCCAGCTGCAAAGGGGCCGGCCAGCTCCGCTTCCAGCAGGGATTCTTCAGCGTCAGCCGCCCCTGCGGCCAGTGCGAGGGAGCCGGACAAATTATCACAGAGCCTTGCGGGACCTGCCAAGGCCGCCAGCGAGTCTATCGGGAACGCACAATCGCCGTTCACATTCCCGCCGGGATTGAAACCGGCATGCGTTTACGCCTCACCAATGAGGGCGAGCATGGCGCAAACAGCGGCCCCCCTGGCGATCTCTATGTCGCCGTCACCGTCAAGCCCCATCCGGTCTTCCAGCGCAAAGGCGTCGATATTCTCTGTGATGTACCGATCAACTTCATCACGGCCACGCTCGGTGGAAAGATCGAAGTCCCGACACTGAAGGGCAATACCGTCATCAAGATTCCAGCCGGCACACAATACGACAAAGTGATGCGCCTCAAAGGACTCGGAATCCCCAGCCTCAAGGGTGGGCAAACCGGGGACCAGCTCTACGCCATCAAAGTCCAAATTCCCACGAAGCTCACGGCTCGACAGAAAGAACTGCTGACCGAGTTTGCCAAAGAGAGCGGCATGGTCATGGAAGCCGACGGCGACGGCTTCTTCGATAAGATGAAGACCTTCTTCGAATAG